AAAAGGTTCAGGAAGCACACAAGCTTCTGTTTCATACTCAGCAGATGCACTGTCATTCGGCGCTTCTATGCAAGACGGTAAAGCAAAAGCAGATGACTTCTCTTCTGTAGGTGTTGGCTATGCTTTCGCAGGCGGTAGCGTGAACCTTGCTTACGGCGACAACAACGGCACCAAAACAACTGTACTTGGTGGTACTTACAGCGTTGCAGCAGCAACATCTGTAACAGCGTTTGTTAAAGACACAAACACAGCTGGTGTTAAGAACGTATACGGCGTTGGTGTTTCGCACGACCTCGGCGGCGCGTCACTCAAAGCTGGTTATGTTGATAACGCAGCTGGTTCAGTTGCCGACTTCGGTATCGTGTTCAACTTCTAATCCACTGGGGATTTGGAGTATCGGAAAGAGCGGGCTTCGGCTCGCTCTTTTCACGTTTGGGGGTATTTGCTTCGTCTGCTGTGAAGCAATTCCCCTACAGTGATCTTTCCTAAGGTATTGATTTGCGGCGATTTTGTTTGCTGACCTCTCAAACTCCCGTAAATTCAGACGTTTCGCAATATTCTGCAAGGAAACGTCCGATGAGATTAAGCAACTGGTTCAAAAACACGCTGACAGACACACGAGAACAGAGTGCAACGCTTACACTCAACGAGTTCTTCTACTCTGAGTATTACCCTCACATTCTGACACGCAAAGAAAAGCCCCAGTATGATGAGGGCATTTTCCGCAATCACTTTCATAAGACACTTGGCACCAAAACGTTTGAGAGCTTGAATAAAAAGACCTTAGAGCAATGGCTGCAAAACCAGCTGAGCACGGGCATCAAGAAGACAACGATCAACAAACATATTTGTCTGATCAATAAGATTCTCAAAACAGCGTCTGAATGGGGTCAGTTTGAGGGCTTCAATTCTGTTGTTCATAACTTGAATCCTCTTCGAACAGGACAACTGACACAGCGCTTCTTGTCAGAAGAAGAGATTGCTGTCGTGTTGGAGCTTTGCTCACACAGCAAACATCCGTTCCTCAAGTATTTTGTGGAGCTGCTTTTGCTCACTGGAGCAAGAAGTGGTGAAGCATCTAACGCTCTCTGGCGAGATATTGATTTTACCAATGCGATCTGGACAGTTCCAAAGAGCAAGAGCGGTAAGACACGTTTTATCTATCTGAATGAACCTGCGCTTGAGCTGTTTGTTTCCATACAGAAACAAGCTGCCAACATCGGCTTATCAACGTCTACAAGCTGTCCTGTGTTTACCAATCCGCATACGCAGAAGCCGTATAAGGGCTTTCATCTAGCTTGGTATGAAGTCAGAAAAGCTGCTGGACTGGATGACGTCAGAATACACGACTTACGTCACACATATGCCAGTCTTTTGGTAAACAAAGGCGTCAGCTTGTATGAAGTCCAGCAACTGCTTGGACATTCCTCACCACAGATGACACAGCGCTATGCACATTTTGCAAATAAAACACTGCTCACGCGATCTGGAATTGTGGGCGATTTGATTGTCAGCGCAAAGCGAACAGCCGTGCAGAGTGCGCATTCTAAAGAAGCTCAACCACTTGCTGTTTAGCTTGTTTGTTTTCTTCAATGTATCTTTGAGTAACAGCGAGTGACGAATGCCCTGCGAGAGCCTGAACATCCCGAAGCGATCCACCAACGCTGCTGATCTTTCTGGCTGCGTTGGTGATAAATGTTCGACGCCCAGAGTGTGACGAGCAGCCAATCAGCCCGACATCAGCATACCAAGCTGCAAACATATTCACGATCGCTTGCGCTTGCGTTCTTGCTGAGCGCTCAGTCGTGATCACGTGACTTGATGCGATGTGAAAGCCGCGTTGCTTTGCCGCTTCTTGCAACCAGTCCTGAAGTTTGAGACGCAATTGCATATTGATCGGTATAATCCGTCCAGATCGTCCTTTTGATGCAACGTCCGTCAGACGAATGCTGTCAGCAATCTCGCCATCAGCATCTGTGAGCATCGCCCACTTCAGCCCTGCTATCTCTTTCGCGCGAAGCCCTGCACGCACCGAGAGCAGAACCACAATCTCATTGCGCTGAGCGTGCCGCAGAGTGCCAACATACCAGAGCAGTTGATCGATTTGTTTCTTGTTGAGTGTCTTTGCTTGTTTTCTCAGTGACATAGCGAACCTGTTATATTTTCAGTGGTTTTTACCTAAAAATACTGACTGGAAAGCCAATGATTGCAACCACATTAAAAGTCCTGAGTCCTGTCAGACACTTACAGAGACTGATGTTGAAAT
This genomic window from Lentibacter algarum contains:
- a CDS encoding site-specific integrase, producing the protein MRLSNWFKNTLTDTREQSATLTLNEFFYSEYYPHILTRKEKPQYDEGIFRNHFHKTLGTKTFESLNKKTLEQWLQNQLSTGIKKTTINKHICLINKILKTASEWGQFEGFNSVVHNLNPLRTGQLTQRFLSEEEIAVVLELCSHSKHPFLKYFVELLLLTGARSGEASNALWRDIDFTNAIWTVPKSKSGKTRFIYLNEPALELFVSIQKQAANIGLSTSTSCPVFTNPHTQKPYKGFHLAWYEVRKAAGLDDVRIHDLRHTYASLLVNKGVSLYEVQQLLGHSSPQMTQRYAHFANKTLLTRSGIVGDLIVSAKRTAVQSAHSKEAQPLAV
- a CDS encoding site-specific integrase — translated: MSLRKQAKTLNKKQIDQLLWYVGTLRHAQRNEIVVLLSVRAGLRAKEIAGLKWAMLTDADGEIADSIRLTDVASKGRSGRIIPINMQLRLKLQDWLQEAAKQRGFHIASSHVITTERSARTQAQAIVNMFAAWYADVGLIGCSSHSGRRTFITNAARKISSVGGSLRDVQALAGHSSLAVTQRYIEENKQAKQQVVELL